The sequence TCCAGGCCCATGCGCTTGAGCGGGGTGCCGTGATGGGTCTGGAGGTGGATCGCGTCGGGCCGCTTGACCACCGCGTTGGGGAAGTTGACGTTGTTGACGAGGTACCTGGCGGTGGCCAGCACCTCCCAGTAGCGGCGGGTGCCGGGCACCACATGGTCGGTGCCGGGCGGCAGCAGGGCCGTGTTGTCCTTGGACACCACCCACACCGGGTGGATGTGCGGGGCGAGTTCGGCGAGCTTGGCGGCGATCGCGGCCGGGTTGCAGGCCACCCCGCGCTCCCAGTAGGCCGCGAACACCGCGAGATCCGGGTCGACGGGGCGGCTCAGGGCGCGCCGGTACTGCTGCTCGCGCAGCTTGGCGCCGACCTGGCGCTTACGGGTGCGGACGGTCTTGCGGGCGGCGCGGCGGGCGCGGTTGGCGGCCTGGAACGCGCGGTACTTCGTGTACGCGCCCTCCTCCAGCAGCGCGTGCCGTACGCCCTCCACGCCCGCCGGGTGCTCGTGGCGCTCGGGGCGCCAGCGCACCGCGGCGAGGGAGGCGCGGCGGAAGAACTCGCGGGCCACCTCGTCGGGCAGGTTCTCGCCGGCGAAGGTGCGCACCAGGTCGCGCATCATCAGGTCGTAGAGCACCACGCGCGGGGCGCGGCGGTCGCGGGCCGACGGCATCAGCGACTCGTAGCGCTCGACCAGCTCGAAGCGGTCCTCGGGGGTGAGCGGCGGCAGGCTCTCGGGGCGCAGCTCCCGGTTCTCGTACGCCACCTGGTTGAGGCAGGCGACGCGGTCCGCGCACAGCAGGGCGGCGTGGGCGGCGCGCGGTTCGTCGTCGCTGGTCAGCCGCTCCTCGTGGGCCGTCCAGAACTCCCTGCGCAGGGCGCGGTTGCCGAGCAGCGGGGTCATGCGGAGCAGGTCGGGGGCCTCATCCAGGGGGAGGGCGGCGCGGCCGACGGCGGCGAGGAAGCGGCCGTCGCGGGAGGGCCGGGCGGCGGCCTGCCAGGTGGTGGTGAGGTGGTCGAGGAGGAGGACGTCCACGGAGTCGTCCAGCTCGGCGGCGCGCTCGGCGATCAGGCGGGGGGCGCCGGCCGGCAGTCCGTCCTTGGCGTGCACGAAGTGCAGCCAGCGGCCCGTGGCGTGCGCGGCGCCCGCGGACCGGGCGGCCGCGTCGGTGGTGCCGTCGGGCAACGGGACCACGACGGTGTCCGGGGCGTGTGCCTCGGCCGTCTCCCGGGCCCAGTCACCGACCGCGGCGACCACGATCTCGGCGTCGGACAGGGGGTGCGCTTCCAGGGAGTCGAGCAGTTCCGTCAGATGCCCCTGCGCGTTGGGTCCGTAGACGATGACGCTGAGTTGGGGCATCGCGATGGACTCCTTCGGCTCGTCGGTGGAGGATCACCCTTCATAACATACTGTCACTAAGCGGATGAAAGGGATGAACACGTTCGGGGTAAGAAGAAGGGGACCCGGGTGTTAGACAGCCGTCCCGGGTCCCAGGTTGCCCTCTCGGCCACCTCGATGTGGTGAGGGGTTTGTGAGCGCGCTACGCGGCCTTCTTCGGGGCCGGGTTCTTCGCCGTCTTGTTCGACTTGTCGCCGGTGAAGGCCTCGTACTCCTTGAGGACGTCCTCGGTGGGGCCGTCCAGGCGCAGCTCGCCGCGCTCCAGCCACAGCGTCCGCTCGCAGGTGTCGCGGATGGAGTTGTTGTTGTGGCTGACCAGGAAGACGGTGCCCGCCGTCTCGCGCAGCTCGCGGATCCGCTCCTCCGAGCGCACCTGGAACCTGCGGTCGCCGGTGGCCAGGGCCTCGTCGATGAGCAGTACGTCGTGGTCCTTGGCGGCGGCGATGGAGAAGCGCAGCCGGGCGGCCATGCCGGAGGAGTACGTGCGCATCGGCAGGGTGATGAAGTCGCCCTTCTCGTTGATCCCGGAGAAGTCGACGATGCCCTGGTAGCGCTCCCTGACCTGCTCGCGGGACATGCCCATGGCGAGGCCGCCGAGGTAGACGTTGCGCTCGCCGGTGAGGTCGTTCATCAGCGCCGCGTTGACGCCGAGGAGGGAGGGCTGGCCGTGGGTGTAGATGTGGCCGTTCTCCACCGGCAGCAGACCGGCGACGGCCTTGAGCAGGGTGGACTTGCCGGAGCCGTTGGTCCCGATGAGCCCGATCGCCTCGCCCTTGTAGGCGACGAACGACACCTTCTTCACCGCGTGCACCCGGCGCACACCGGCGGCCTGCTCGGCCTGCTTGCGGCGCATGATGCGGTTGAGGGCGGCGGTGGCGGAGCCGCGGCCCGAGCCGGTGCCGTTGATCCGGTAGACGATGTCGACGCTGTCGGCGACGACGGTGGGGATCCGCTCGCTCTGCATGCTCTGCCCGGTCTGCTGGGTCCGATGGGGGGTGCTCTGCTCGATCCGCTCGCTCTGCTCAGCCACGGCCGTACGTCTCCTCAGCCTTCCAGAAGTAGATGAAGCCGCCGACACCGGCGAGCAGGGCCCAGCCGATGGCGATCGGCCACACGTGCGGGGGCAGCTGCTTGGAGTGGAAGCTGTCGATCAGCGCGAAGCGCATGAGGTCGATGTAGACCGCGGCCGGGTTGGTCTGGAGCAGGACCGTGACGGTGTGCGGCAGGTGGTCGTTCTTGGTGAGCTTCTCGATGCTCCACATCACGCCGGACACGTACATCCAGGTGCGCAGGATGAACGGCATCAGCTGGGCGATGTCCGGGGTCTTGGCACCCCAGCGCGCCATGATCATCGCCACGCCGGCGTTGAAGGTGAACTGGAGGATCAGCGCGGGGATCACCAGCAGCCAGGAGGCGCTGACCGGCACGCCGAAGCAGAGCAGGATGACGACCAGGGCGGCCATCGAGAACAGCAGCTGCTGGAGCTGCTGGATGCAGAAGGAGATCGGCAGGGCGGCGCGCGGGAAGTGCAGGGCGCGCACCAGGCCGAGGTTGCCGGAGATCGCCCGGGTGCCGACCTGGATCGAGCTCTGCGTGAACGTCCACACGAACACGCCGGTGACCAGGAAGGGGATGTAGTCCGGGACGCCCTTCTTGGTGCCGAGCAGGACGCCGAAGATGAAGTAGTAGACCGCCGCGTTCAGCAGCGGGGTCATGACCTGCCAGATCTGACCCAGCTTCGCCTCGCTGTACTGCGCGGTCAGCTTGGCGGTGGCGAAGGCGGTGATGAAGTGGCGCCGGGCCCACAGCTGGCGGACGTACTCCGGCAGGGAGGGGCGGGCGCCGCTCACCGACAGACCGTGCCGGGCGGCCAGCGCCTTGAGGTCGTCGGCCGGGGCCTGGGTCGGGGGCGGTGTGTCGAGGACCTGGCTCACATCCGCTGCTTTCGCTCGGGGGGAGGGGGGTGCCACGGCTCCGACTGTGTCGGTAACCAGGGCGGGCCGGTCCCGTCGTCCGGCGTTTCCTTACGTTTCTCTTCACGTTCTCTTACGACGGGACGGGACCGTATCGTCGCAACGTGAGCGTAGAACGTATTGACGTCGCAACGCAACCGTTTCGTCGTAACGCCCTATGCTTGGGTGCCATGACCACGAACGCCGCCGGGACCGCCGCCGAACCGCCGCAGCGCGCGCGC is a genomic window of Streptomyces sp. WP-1 containing:
- a CDS encoding CDP-glycerol glycerophosphotransferase family protein translates to MPQLSVIVYGPNAQGHLTELLDSLEAHPLSDAEIVVAAVGDWARETAEAHAPDTVVVPLPDGTTDAAARSAGAAHATGRWLHFVHAKDGLPAGAPRLIAERAAELDDSVDVLLLDHLTTTWQAAARPSRDGRFLAAVGRAALPLDEAPDLLRMTPLLGNRALRREFWTAHEERLTSDDEPRAAHAALLCADRVACLNQVAYENRELRPESLPPLTPEDRFELVERYESLMPSARDRRAPRVVLYDLMMRDLVRTFAGENLPDEVAREFFRRASLAAVRWRPERHEHPAGVEGVRHALLEEGAYTKYRAFQAANRARRAARKTVRTRKRQVGAKLREQQYRRALSRPVDPDLAVFAAYWERGVACNPAAIAAKLAELAPHIHPVWVVSKDNTALLPPGTDHVVPGTRRYWEVLATARYLVNNVNFPNAVVKRPDAIHLQTHHGTPLKRMGLDQIEHPAAAKGLDFDALLARIDRWDYSVSANSHSTRMWERAYPARYTSLDHGYPRNDVFYTSGADAVRAARARLGIAPGKTAILYAPTHRDYEAGFTPRLDLAELADRLGEDTVLLVRAHYFYGGATSPLTGLRRSGRLIDVSSYDPVEELCLAADALVTDYSSIMFDYANLDRPIVVYADDWETYRTTRGVYFDLMTDHPGQVARTQEELTEIFRSGAWRDETAAKARTAFRRRFCEYDDGRAAERVVRRVFLGEPEDALPPVLPIEDRTPAPTPEEATA
- a CDS encoding ABC transporter permease; the encoded protein is MSQVLDTPPPTQAPADDLKALAARHGLSVSGARPSLPEYVRQLWARRHFITAFATAKLTAQYSEAKLGQIWQVMTPLLNAAVYYFIFGVLLGTKKGVPDYIPFLVTGVFVWTFTQSSIQVGTRAISGNLGLVRALHFPRAALPISFCIQQLQQLLFSMAALVVILLCFGVPVSASWLLVIPALILQFTFNAGVAMIMARWGAKTPDIAQLMPFILRTWMYVSGVMWSIEKLTKNDHLPHTVTVLLQTNPAAVYIDLMRFALIDSFHSKQLPPHVWPIAIGWALLAGVGGFIYFWKAEETYGRG
- a CDS encoding ABC transporter ATP-binding protein, which encodes MQSERIPTVVADSVDIVYRINGTGSGRGSATAALNRIMRRKQAEQAAGVRRVHAVKKVSFVAYKGEAIGLIGTNGSGKSTLLKAVAGLLPVENGHIYTHGQPSLLGVNAALMNDLTGERNVYLGGLAMGMSREQVRERYQGIVDFSGINEKGDFITLPMRTYSSGMAARLRFSIAAAKDHDVLLIDEALATGDRRFQVRSEERIRELRETAGTVFLVSHNNNSIRDTCERTLWLERGELRLDGPTEDVLKEYEAFTGDKSNKTAKNPAPKKAA